agaaaaattaaccaTATAAGATACATATCAACAAATTCAAGAGGCAAGAGGAAATAAGAAAAGGCAGAAAGTAATCTCAAGAATCAACTTAAAAagtttatcttcttttttcaatAAATGTTGCATGGACACATTTAAATGTACACGATACAGGGGTGTGCCAGTATTGGATACGAATACGGAATACGTGCAGTTTGTGCTATTTTTCATTATATTTGGCATGATGTACCTATACCTGCCTCACAGGCCCGTTTGAACCGGTACATCAAAGACAAATGAAGGATTCATATAACATACATTTCAATTGATCATATGGTATACTTGGTAAAGGTACAGGCattcaaaagagaaaaatggaCACTAACAAATGCCAAAATAACTTaaagaaaagattgaattttttacCTCCCCATGGCAGCATATGCTTTTGAAAGGTTTTGGCATGCTTCAATTGAATCTGTATGATGAGGACCAAGAGAAACATCCATGATATCCCTGGCATATGCAAAAACCTGGGCAGCAGATTGTGGTCTATCTAATTCCAAATATGCAGCACCCAAATTATTGTAAACATAACCAACTGCATAATGTTTTGATCCAAAGCTTTCTTTCAGCCTTTCAGCTGCATCCTCCAAGAAAGGAATAGCATGCTGGACCCCACCAGTTAAGAGCAGTAACCAGCCAACTCTTGCTGAAACGCTTCCAACTGAATGTTGTTCCTGAGGTAGCTTTTCAAGCAATGACAGTGTTCTCTTTAATAGCGATATAGCAGCTTCAAACTTATCCATTGTCTCATACAACATAGAAATTTCCATGTATGCCTCGGAAACCTCAACAGgggaaattttttctttctttccaaggaTTGAACATGCAATTTCAAGGCACTTCTCTGCATCCGTGGACTTCTCCTGGTTGCATAACGCTTTTGCCATTGAGATAAACACCATAGCTCTATCCTCACTCTCTTTTCCAGTCTGTTGAACAACACTACTCAAAGTATTAATGGCCTCATCATATCTCCCCAAGGCTATCTGCATGTTGGCTGCATCGATCTCAGCACGAAGCAAATCAGTATCAAGACCCCAATTCTTCAAAACTCTCTGTGATAATTGATTTTGTTCCAATGCCTTCTCATGTTCTTCTAATCCAGTATAAATAACTCCAAGAAGCCTCCTATCATGTGCAACCTCTACAGAGTTTTGCCCAAGTTGTGCCTTGTGTATATCCAATGCCTTCAAACAAAACGGTAGAGCTTCTTTAAAATGTAATATCGCGACATACGCCTCGGCTACATCCCTATTAGCATTTCCAAGTTCTTTACTGTCTCTTTCAAGAGTCATCTCTTTCAACTCCAAAGACTTTCTAAGATTAGCAAGGGCCTCTTCTCTTCTCCCCATGGCCGTTTTCGTATTACACAATTCAAGCTGAACAGCATGAAGAATAGGCCTAATATCCTCAACACTACAAGAACCATCCTTTTCTAATTGACCAAGAACCCTATTAGCTCGATTAAGATATCCTAAACTGTCATTAAATCTTTTCAAACTATAACAAGTTGAACCCAACAATTGCAAAGTCATAGCAAGAGGTAAAGACAATTTATCATTACTATCCAATATTTTCAAAGCTCTATTAGCGAAAGATAAAGCCTTTTCAGGATCCTCACCTGCTTGGTCAAGTTTAAGACCAATTCTCAAACATGCCAAACCAAGTTCCCTCTCATCAAAACTTGCCTCCATTTCTTGAAAAACATGAAGCATTTCTTGAATACTCTTTGCTGACTCAAAAGCCTCTTCAAGTTGTGATCTTTCTTTAATCTTTCTTTGTCTTGATGATAATTGAGGTGGGTTTTGCTCAACAAGTGTGTTGAAAGTTTGAGATTGTTGGGTTTTGACATTGGAAAAGAGTAAAGACTGAGTCTTTTTGCAAGATTTGAGATGGGTATTTGATGATTGAGGGGATAATGGTTCATTTGCATTGATGGGGTTAGTGCTAGTACTAGAGATGAAGTCTTTAGAAATGAgagaaaatgaagttttggtATACTTTTGGAGATGTGGAGAAGCAAAAGATGAAACTCTTCTCATGGTGGTGTTTAGGAAAGGAAGGAACCTAGTATGATGCTAAAAGTGCTGGAGTGATTGGTTCTGTTAAACCCTGCAAAACCCTTGGCTCCAAGGGTGTTCAATCCATCATCGCTTCATGCTTTATGCGGGCAGatgttttctccttttttttttttttttttttttctttgggaaaatataaaaaatgccTTCTGGAAAATAGTGTTAGAATCTTGGATGATGACTCAACTTTGGTAACTGGTCATTATAGTCCGCAACTTTGTTTAGTCTTTTAAAAGTCAGTCATTGAGTTAGAAGCTTGaatggtcactcaactttggATAATTGGCCACCATAAttactcaattttattttatcttctaaAAGTACCACTTTGATTAATTAGCTTCATCAATCATTTTAGCCGAAAATATAATTATCGATTTCTATCTATAATGACATGGCAGCTagaaatttttaataaaattaattataaatttatttaggATCCAGTTCATCATAATTAGTGCATATAATACTAAATTTTAGAATATTATTCATcattaatacataaaaataatggacatataagtatataaaaatttagATTGAAAAAGCAACTTAAATACAATATTAAGAAAACTATACTAGATAAGCAAACTAATTAATTAGAGCATCTATAACTAAATTTTAGAATATTATTCATtattaatacataaaaataatgatCATATTAATATATACTTGTACGTGATGTCTCAAATAATACCTTAAGACATAAAAGAATTTATTCTAtctatccatatatatatatatatatatatatatatatatagagagagagagagagagagagaatagcTGAGCCAATTTTGGGTTTAACTACACAATTATATTTGCACATTTTAGAGGTTCAATTTGGCCATTAATCATGAAAGATGAAATAATGTTGCTCTCAATAGCCTGTTTACCTTCATAGTGTATGGATAAGATCTGCGTACACACTACCCTTCTCAAATATCACTAATGGGATTACATTGGGTTTGTTATTGTTTTAGTGTTGCTCTCCAGTTGAATTtgattcaaatatacccttatcGTTGAAGACTTAGCTTAAATTTGTCACTCAAAGCTATGAACCTCCACCATCTTATTTTTAACCATTTAAAGTATATCATTGAGATGGAGTGCCACCTTGAAGAAAATAATCTAACCCTAAAAAGATCTTGTGGAAGTCTAACCAAAAATATTACACAAATCCAGGATGATTAAAAGAGTTGAAGTTACATCTGATTTCTCATCATGTCCTGTCTTTTAATGGTAGAACTCTTAATTTGAGAGATATTCAGCAACATTTCTTAAATGTTCTCTCTGTGAAAACCTCCATTCTGTCCTTTCTGATTTGAAACTGTAGCTTGGACAGTTCAATTCGGTTGCTTacacaacattcacaaacatATAAGTTCCAAAGTTGAGTGTTTAACTGATAGGTACTCCGAATAAAAGTTTATTGACAATTTCTCTGTCAATTGTTGTTGCTAATTAACTCTCTAGTTTCATCAACTTTGCAGGAGATTTTCTTACCGCAGCTGAAGTTTATTTTACCTGAGGCTTGAGATAAACAAGATCTTGTGCGTGATGAATGTACAAACTATATGTAGCCTGAACTTCATGTTGCATTAAATGCTAATGCAGTTGAAATTGACGAGAATCTAGAAATCCGGCGTTTTAAGGTTTATTGACTTATTCTTGTTTAATTGAAATTGCCAGCATGTATTAAGAGTTGGAGTAAGACACTTTGTCACTTGTACTCCGCGTGAAAACCTGCTTGTGAAACATACGATATTTGAAGTGAAGCAAACTTATAGAAAAAGGCAAAGGCTCAAATATACTCTCaattttgcgatttagagcagatatattcctcgtaaaaaaaatagtataataTACTTCAACCGTTACAAAATGGTACGAATATACCCATGCTGTTACACAAGCGGTCAagaaatatacccttttcactgacgatatttaaaaaataaaaaatcatttaggttatattttaatttaaaaaaatgccacgtgactttaatatattttagtagacatatttttctaaagccacatggtaatttttttctggTGTGTCGGGTCTCGTTCgcttaaaaaaatatctccgtgaattttaaaaaataagtctacccaaaCGAACAAGACCCAACccattagaaaaaaaatata
This portion of the Lycium ferocissimum isolate CSIRO_LF1 chromosome 1, AGI_CSIRO_Lferr_CH_V1, whole genome shotgun sequence genome encodes:
- the LOC132050920 gene encoding protein KINESIN LIGHT CHAIN-RELATED 1; this encodes MRRVSSFASPHLQKYTKTSFSLISKDFISSTSTNPINANEPLSPQSSNTHLKSCKKTQSLLFSNVKTQQSQTFNTLVEQNPPQLSSRQRKIKERSQLEEAFESAKSIQEMLHVFQEMEASFDERELGLACLRIGLKLDQAGEDPEKALSFANRALKILDSNDKLSLPLAMTLQLLGSTCYSLKRFNDSLGYLNRANRVLGQLEKDGSCSVEDIRPILHAVQLELCNTKTAMGRREEALANLRKSLELKEMTLERDSKELGNANRDVAEAYVAILHFKEALPFCLKALDIHKAQLGQNSVEVAHDRRLLGVIYTGLEEHEKALEQNQLSQRVLKNWGLDTDLLRAEIDAANMQIALGRYDEAINTLSSVVQQTGKESEDRAMVFISMAKALCNQEKSTDAEKCLEIACSILGKKEKISPVEVSEAYMEISMLYETMDKFEAAISLLKRTLSLLEKLPQEQHSVGSVSARVGWLLLLTGGVQHAIPFLEDAAERLKESFGSKHYAVGYVYNNLGAAYLELDRPQSAAQVFAYARDIMDVSLGPHHTDSIEACQNLSKAYAAMGSYHLAINFQEKAVEAWEGHGPSAVDELKEAHRLLEQLKKKASGVSDGNVMKALPLANSREAGFSSTSQVGVSAIERQRNATKMLNQ